One genomic region from Stutzerimonas decontaminans encodes:
- a CDS encoding PP2C family serine/threonine-protein phosphatase, protein MMLWRSFGASVPGPAHLAAGIPNQDAWTASHRSWGDAIVVSDGLGSKPYSSFGSKAACQAVAQACRSRAGAASASLLQRITSNWLSLVAPLEPRDCAATCLFAFRAGNGVIHLGMLGDGLVAAIRSDGSVMTLTDDKSQGFSNITSALSQRVSERHWQITSLPERDCLAILLCSDGVADDLEDIPGFVTGVIEAHRSLAAVTASQRLQAMLEHWPTPKHSDDKTIACLCREEISHGQD, encoded by the coding sequence ATGATGTTGTGGAGGAGCTTCGGCGCCAGCGTTCCAGGCCCCGCGCACCTGGCCGCCGGCATCCCCAACCAGGACGCATGGACAGCCTCCCACCGTAGCTGGGGAGATGCCATCGTGGTTTCCGACGGCCTTGGCTCGAAGCCGTATTCCAGTTTCGGCAGCAAGGCCGCCTGCCAGGCTGTAGCACAGGCTTGCCGCTCCCGCGCCGGAGCAGCCTCGGCGTCCCTACTGCAACGCATCACGTCGAACTGGCTGTCTCTCGTCGCACCACTCGAACCCCGTGATTGCGCCGCCACGTGCCTGTTCGCCTTCCGGGCGGGGAACGGCGTGATCCACTTGGGAATGCTGGGCGATGGCCTGGTCGCAGCTATCAGATCGGATGGTTCGGTGATGACCCTGACTGATGACAAGTCGCAAGGCTTTTCCAACATCACGTCAGCACTGTCCCAGCGCGTCTCAGAGCGGCACTGGCAGATCACCTCGCTGCCGGAGCGGGATTGCCTAGCCATCCTGCTCTGCTCCGACGGCGTAGCGGACGACCTGGAGGACATCCCCGGCTTCGTGACCGGTGTAATCGAAGCGCATCGTTCGCTGGCCGCCGTCACTGCCAGCCAGCGTCTTCAAGCGATGCTCGAGCACTGGCCCACCCCAAAGCACAGCGACGACAAGACCATCGCCTGTCTCTGTCGCGAGGAGATTTCCCATGGACAAGACTGA
- a CDS encoding Card1-like endonuclease domain-containing protein, producing the protein MTNDFISTFANTPAAHEHYLRWLEAQLQKFGRHSCISLKSETLRELNDSEGIYACAMRALDFVAKAAGEKLVTLYLSPGTPVMAFMWALAALAHPHLKKRLIVSPVVGKPPEAIALPAEWLERHGASQTAIGNVHEGFAVTYHLFGEQRMPSLLGIRQFASDRHVFVNSQDFPATCMRAFIQDADFYELPVDPWDAKDVQERIIAHARTLPPGARIGVNLTGGTKLMFAGALSAARALGAVPFYFDSRNQRVTYVDSLHREIIRPIDSIETFLLLNGDGLKVSTAEPQDEFSADRCRLTRTLWKYRSKIADAYTDLCRFNNEHERCLQRDEPLTPFRIECHGFVFAFTREAEASVVGNGLNLHFKHWTGFAKYMSGGWFEEFVYLQCKPYEERGIIRDLRINLTLQLNQGMTGSFHRDVQHNELDVTFTDGHSLYIVECKAGKVTQEQVMKLQNLVRFYGGVEGRGIVACCFPPRSDSVRKKISDAKLALCCGGSFLEQLNSLMNGIAARTRLAREPA; encoded by the coding sequence GTGACCAACGACTTCATTTCCACCTTCGCCAATACCCCCGCCGCCCACGAGCACTACCTCCGCTGGCTAGAAGCGCAATTGCAGAAGTTCGGCAGGCACTCGTGCATCTCGCTCAAGAGCGAAACGCTCCGCGAACTGAACGATTCAGAGGGCATCTACGCCTGTGCCATGCGCGCCCTGGATTTCGTCGCCAAGGCCGCCGGCGAGAAACTCGTCACGCTATACCTGAGCCCGGGCACACCGGTCATGGCGTTCATGTGGGCACTGGCTGCGCTGGCCCATCCTCACCTGAAGAAACGCCTTATCGTCTCGCCCGTTGTCGGCAAGCCTCCCGAAGCCATTGCCCTGCCTGCCGAATGGCTCGAGCGCCACGGTGCCAGCCAGACGGCGATAGGCAACGTCCACGAAGGGTTCGCCGTGACCTATCACCTGTTCGGGGAGCAACGCATGCCGTCGCTGCTAGGCATCCGCCAGTTCGCCTCGGACCGGCATGTGTTCGTGAACTCCCAGGACTTTCCAGCGACCTGCATGCGCGCGTTCATCCAGGATGCAGACTTCTATGAACTCCCCGTCGACCCGTGGGATGCCAAGGACGTACAGGAAAGGATCATTGCCCATGCCAGGACCTTGCCGCCAGGCGCGCGTATCGGCGTGAACCTTACGGGCGGCACCAAGCTGATGTTCGCAGGCGCGCTTTCCGCAGCCAGGGCACTGGGTGCCGTGCCCTTCTACTTCGACAGCCGCAACCAGCGCGTGACCTATGTCGATAGTCTGCATCGGGAAATCATCCGGCCCATCGACTCGATAGAAACCTTCCTGCTACTCAACGGCGATGGACTGAAAGTGTCGACCGCCGAGCCCCAGGACGAGTTCTCGGCGGACCGATGCCGCCTGACCAGAACACTGTGGAAATACCGAAGCAAGATCGCTGACGCCTACACCGACTTGTGCAGGTTCAACAACGAACACGAAAGATGCCTGCAAAGAGATGAGCCACTGACACCGTTCCGCATCGAATGCCACGGTTTCGTCTTCGCCTTCACCCGGGAAGCCGAGGCATCGGTTGTGGGCAACGGTCTGAACCTGCACTTCAAGCACTGGACGGGTTTCGCCAAATACATGTCCGGTGGCTGGTTCGAAGAGTTTGTCTATCTACAGTGCAAACCCTATGAGGAGCGCGGCATCATCCGGGACCTCCGAATCAACCTCACCCTGCAACTCAACCAGGGCATGACCGGTTCATTTCACCGCGACGTGCAACACAACGAGCTCGACGTCACCTTCACCGACGGACATTCGCTCTACATCGTCGAATGCAAGGCGGGCAAGGTCACGCAGGAGCAAGTGATGAAGCTGCAGAACCTCGTCCGCTTCTATGGTGGCGTCGAAGGTCGTGGAATCGTCGCCTGCTGTTTCCCGCCAAGGTCGGACTCGGTACGGAAAAAAATCAGCGACGCGAAGCTGGCACTTTGTTGCGGCGGTTCGTTCCTGGAGCAACTCAATAGCTTGATGAACGGGATCGCCGCACGCACCAGGCTGGCCAGGGAGCCGGCATGA
- a CDS encoding FtsK/SpoIIIE domain-containing protein, which yields MKGSLEHPDQIVCRIIQAIADYQEGLARIDREFDAAATRREQTLQGLRKPGQTHLAAPAQEAVRRLADEERKTNASRGQRTTAWRSAFVQRWEGIATNEKRSSGRLRREQPALADLVPTTPWAVADMPACLFLGSRQLGFEDLTCSTPNSIPFPLTSALAFLQSHTGHKQWVTGLLLRLLSALPPTQLELTFIDPLRLGQSVEPFLPLLKVEQLVPAQRVLTRADEIESALGRLTDDVEELLQHRFNDESSNWSAYNAKNPDCRLAYKALVLFDAPEQLSEKSLWFLQRLCENGPRCGVLPIIAIDERRLTDQRYEKFRATAAQAVAAFDALFTPSSDTRTGLSLTCKPEQWPSQERLGPYLLALAEECARKARFSRSLEDLWAGFHKGATTCAGFDIPIGWTAAGAPASFILGATTSEHHALLAGKTGSGKSNLLHVLIHSLCQRYSPAEVDLYLLDYKESTEFNIYADPPLPHARLVATESDPEYGVTVLRHLVGEMQRRARLFKDHKVSDFAGFRARTGERLPRSLLVIDEFQVLFAGTRPVAEAAEQLLSQLLKQGRSFGIHVLLATQTLKGINAMSLGSITTQLGCRIALACGQEDSAMILGANNWAASELQSPPEGIINNANGARSGNIKFLIPLADSDACRKHISKLAEHAALLRMEDKTRIFNGASLPEPPSASTYQNVCAREGALLLGQQLTFDADMLTVPLIQRPAFNILFSGYNDAIHDGLLNATLSSLAASNRFDEIIYFNARGVTANGGFTSATRASGSPVQVFDDLAALPLQAVADAIGSRRVALIIDGLDSEKLLHPPTAFRAPKPGEPPSPGDLLKRIAEDGPRQGVFVLAFVERWQRCASACKDLLSCFELRLAYCMTEDDAGSLVSTGIGKFKGLEKPNRAVLVNRMTGETTWFRPYVARSSL from the coding sequence ATGAAGGGATCACTCGAGCATCCGGACCAGATTGTCTGCAGGATTATTCAAGCCATCGCCGACTATCAAGAAGGGCTGGCCCGCATCGACCGCGAATTCGATGCGGCCGCGACCAGGAGGGAGCAAACCCTCCAGGGTTTACGTAAACCTGGGCAAACGCACCTCGCTGCCCCGGCGCAAGAAGCCGTACGGCGGCTGGCAGATGAAGAAAGAAAGACAAACGCCAGCCGCGGCCAGCGGACAACGGCCTGGCGATCGGCGTTCGTGCAGCGATGGGAAGGAATCGCCACGAACGAAAAGCGTTCGAGTGGGCGGCTCCGCCGCGAACAGCCGGCTTTGGCGGATCTCGTCCCTACAACGCCATGGGCGGTCGCGGATATGCCTGCGTGCCTGTTTCTCGGTTCTCGGCAACTGGGCTTCGAAGATCTCACCTGCTCGACGCCAAACAGCATCCCATTTCCCCTCACCAGCGCGCTCGCTTTTTTGCAAAGCCACACCGGGCACAAACAGTGGGTAACTGGCCTGCTGCTGCGCTTGCTCTCTGCCTTGCCCCCAACGCAGTTGGAGTTGACGTTCATCGACCCGCTGCGACTCGGACAATCGGTCGAGCCGTTCCTGCCCCTGCTCAAGGTCGAGCAACTGGTACCGGCACAACGGGTGCTGACTCGCGCGGACGAGATCGAGTCTGCGCTCGGCCGGCTGACGGACGACGTCGAGGAACTACTTCAGCATCGTTTCAATGACGAATCATCCAATTGGTCAGCGTACAACGCGAAGAACCCCGACTGCCGGCTTGCCTATAAAGCGCTGGTGCTGTTCGACGCGCCGGAGCAACTGTCCGAAAAGAGCCTGTGGTTCCTCCAGCGTTTGTGCGAAAACGGCCCGCGCTGTGGCGTCCTGCCGATCATCGCGATCGACGAGCGCCGCTTGACGGACCAGCGCTACGAAAAATTCCGCGCAACCGCAGCGCAAGCGGTCGCAGCGTTCGACGCCCTTTTCACGCCCTCGTCCGACACACGCACTGGCCTTTCATTGACCTGTAAGCCCGAGCAATGGCCCAGCCAAGAACGGCTAGGACCCTATCTTTTGGCGCTCGCTGAAGAGTGCGCCCGGAAGGCGCGGTTCAGCCGATCATTGGAGGATCTCTGGGCCGGCTTCCACAAGGGCGCCACGACCTGCGCAGGCTTCGACATCCCGATCGGCTGGACGGCCGCCGGCGCGCCCGCCTCCTTCATCCTCGGTGCCACGACGTCCGAACACCATGCATTGCTCGCCGGCAAGACCGGGTCAGGCAAGTCGAACCTGCTGCACGTCCTGATCCACTCTCTGTGCCAGCGCTATTCGCCAGCGGAAGTCGACCTTTACCTGCTGGATTACAAGGAATCGACGGAATTCAACATCTATGCGGACCCGCCCCTCCCGCATGCCCGGCTGGTTGCCACGGAAAGCGATCCCGAATACGGCGTCACGGTCCTTCGGCACCTGGTGGGCGAAATGCAGAGGCGCGCACGCCTGTTCAAGGACCACAAGGTGTCCGACTTCGCCGGATTCCGCGCAAGGACCGGTGAACGGTTGCCCAGGAGCCTCCTGGTCATCGACGAGTTCCAGGTGCTCTTCGCCGGCACACGCCCGGTAGCGGAGGCCGCAGAACAACTCCTTTCGCAACTTTTGAAACAGGGGCGCTCATTCGGCATTCATGTCCTGCTCGCGACGCAGACCCTCAAAGGCATCAATGCCATGTCCTTGGGCAGCATCACCACCCAACTGGGCTGCCGCATCGCTCTGGCCTGCGGCCAGGAAGACTCGGCGATGATCCTGGGCGCGAACAACTGGGCCGCGTCGGAACTGCAGAGCCCGCCCGAAGGCATCATCAACAATGCCAACGGGGCCAGGTCCGGCAACATCAAGTTCCTGATACCCCTGGCAGACAGCGACGCGTGCCGCAAGCACATCAGCAAGCTGGCGGAGCACGCCGCGCTCCTGCGTATGGAGGACAAGACCCGAATCTTCAATGGCGCCAGCCTGCCTGAGCCGCCTTCCGCCAGTACCTACCAGAACGTCTGTGCACGCGAGGGCGCCCTGCTCCTCGGGCAACAGCTGACGTTCGACGCCGACATGCTCACGGTCCCGCTCATTCAGCGCCCGGCCTTCAATATCCTGTTCAGCGGTTACAACGATGCCATCCACGATGGTTTGCTCAACGCAACGTTGTCCAGCCTGGCTGCATCCAACCGTTTCGACGAGATCATTTACTTCAACGCTCGCGGCGTCACCGCGAACGGCGGGTTCACCTCAGCCACGCGCGCGTCCGGCAGTCCCGTGCAGGTATTCGACGACCTCGCGGCACTCCCGTTGCAGGCGGTTGCCGACGCCATCGGCAGTCGCCGCGTCGCGTTGATCATCGACGGTCTCGATTCAGAAAAACTGCTACATCCACCGACCGCCTTCAGGGCCCCCAAGCCGGGTGAGCCGCCCTCTCCCGGCGATCTGCTCAAGCGGATTGCCGAGGATGGTCCGCGCCAGGGGGTGTTCGTGCTCGCCTTCGTCGAGCGCTGGCAGCGCTGCGCATCGGCATGCAAGGACCTTCTTTCGTGCTTTGAACTGCGCCTGGCGTATTGCATGACTGAAGACGACGCCGGCTCGCTTGTCTCCACCGGCATCGGCAAGTTCAAAGGTCTCGAAAAGCCAAACCGGGCCGTTCTGGTGAACCGCATGACCGGTGAGACGACGTGGTTCCGTCCCTACGTTGCCAGGAGTTCCCTATGA
- a CDS encoding WXG100 family type VII secretion target, with amino-acid sequence MAQAIGDPEELERFAYALQRFTDSLNDSVGALDGAFVSLGDTWQDEKRSQFEEEFNMLVQHLHQFNASATEQVPYLIALASRLRDYLQS; translated from the coding sequence ATGGCACAAGCAATTGGAGATCCCGAAGAGCTAGAGCGCTTTGCGTATGCGTTGCAGCGTTTCACCGACTCGCTCAATGACAGTGTCGGCGCCCTAGATGGAGCGTTCGTGTCGCTCGGTGACACCTGGCAGGACGAGAAACGCTCACAATTCGAAGAAGAGTTCAACATGCTCGTCCAGCACCTCCATCAGTTCAATGCGAGCGCAACAGAACAGGTGCCCTATTTGATCGCACTTGCGTCGCGCCTGCGCGATTACCTTCAAAGCTGA
- a CDS encoding vWA domain-containing protein produces MNTPFDPSKFTAPKAKPLPVIFLLDVSGSMGGEKIHNLNDAVRDMLNVFRDNETSETEIWVSIITFGAQVTLHQPLASANDIRWQALAAGGTTPLGVALEMAKAMIEDKDVVPSRAYRPTVVLVSDGQPDNGWEDALQAFVSEGRSSKCDRMAMAIGADANEAVLRTFIEGTQNALFYAENARQLKEFFKYVTMSVTLRTRSQTPNSIPPASAIDVQPATIGARQGSPTSAAQVAEEDGGYW; encoded by the coding sequence GTGAACACTCCCTTTGATCCGTCTAAATTCACGGCGCCAAAAGCCAAGCCACTCCCTGTTATTTTCTTGCTCGACGTCAGCGGCAGCATGGGTGGGGAAAAGATTCACAACCTAAATGACGCGGTGCGCGACATGCTAAACGTGTTCCGTGACAACGAGACCAGCGAGACGGAGATCTGGGTTTCAATCATCACGTTCGGCGCTCAGGTGACGCTGCACCAACCCCTGGCCAGTGCTAACGACATCCGATGGCAAGCGCTTGCAGCTGGCGGCACGACTCCGTTGGGTGTCGCACTTGAGATGGCCAAAGCAATGATTGAAGACAAGGATGTCGTGCCATCACGCGCTTATCGTCCCACCGTGGTGCTGGTCTCGGACGGGCAGCCGGACAATGGCTGGGAAGACGCTTTGCAGGCGTTCGTCAGTGAGGGGCGTTCCTCGAAATGTGATCGCATGGCGATGGCCATCGGTGCCGACGCCAACGAGGCCGTGCTCCGTACATTCATCGAGGGCACGCAGAACGCGCTCTTCTATGCAGAGAATGCGAGGCAACTGAAGGAGTTCTTCAAGTACGTGACCATGTCCGTAACCTTGCGCACCAGGTCGCAGACCCCGAACTCCATACCGCCTGCAAGTGCGATCGATGTCCAGCCAGCAACCATCGGCGCCCGACAGGGATCACCGACGTCGGCGGCACAGGTTGCAGAAGAGGACGGAGGCTACTGGTAA
- a CDS encoding IS5-like element ISPa16 family transposase gives MKQMTFADAEYAGKRKQTRKELFLIEMDQVVPWKGLIALIEPHYPKGEGGRPAYPLMAMLRIHLMQNWFGYSDPAMEEALYETTILRQFAGLSLERIPDETTILNFRRLLEKHELAAGILGVINGYLGDRGLSLRQGTIVDATLIHAPSSTKNQDGKRDPEMHQSKKGNQYYFGMKAHIGVDDESGLVHSVVGTAANVADVTQVDKLLHGEENVVCADAGYTGVEKRPEHAGREVIWQVAARRSTYKKLDKRSALYKAERKIEKAKAQVRAKVEHPFRVIKRQFGYVKVRFRGLAKNTAQLVTLFALSNLWMARRHLLTTAGEVRL, from the coding sequence ATGAAGCAGATGACCTTCGCCGACGCCGAGTACGCCGGCAAGCGCAAGCAGACCCGTAAAGAATTGTTCCTGATCGAGATGGATCAGGTGGTGCCGTGGAAGGGATTGATTGCCCTGATCGAGCCACACTACCCAAAGGGTGAAGGTGGTCGTCCAGCCTATCCGCTGATGGCCATGTTACGTATCCATCTGATGCAGAACTGGTTCGGCTACAGCGACCCGGCCATGGAAGAAGCGCTCTACGAGACGACCATCCTGCGTCAGTTCGCCGGGCTGAGCCTGGAGCGCATTCCCGACGAAACCACCATCCTCAACTTCCGTCGCTTGCTGGAGAAACATGAGCTGGCAGCCGGCATCCTCGGCGTAATCAATGGCTACCTGGGGGATCGCGGCCTGTCGCTGCGCCAGGGCACTATCGTCGATGCCACACTGATCCACGCGCCCAGCTCGACCAAGAACCAGGACGGCAAGCGTGACCCGGAAATGCACCAGAGCAAGAAAGGGAACCAGTATTACTTTGGCATGAAGGCGCATATCGGTGTGGATGACGAGTCGGGGCTGGTGCACAGCGTGGTCGGCACGGCGGCAAACGTGGCGGATGTCACCCAGGTCGACAAACTGCTGCATGGTGAAGAGAACGTCGTCTGCGCCGATGCCGGCTACACCGGCGTCGAAAAGCGCCCCGAACATGCTGGCCGCGAAGTGATCTGGCAGGTCGCAGCACGCCGCAGCACCTACAAGAAGCTCGATAAACGCAGCGCCCTGTACAAAGCCGAGCGCAAGATCGAGAAGGCCAAGGCACAAGTGCGAGCGAAGGTCGAGCACCCGTTTCGAGTGATCAAGCGCCAGTTCGGTTACGTGAAGGTGCGCTTCCGTGGCCTGGCCAAGAACACCGCTCAGCTGGTGACGCTGTTCGCGCTGTCAAACCTATGGATGGCGCGCCGACATTTGCTGACTACCGCAGGAGAGGTACGCCTGTAA
- the mtnA gene encoding S-methyl-5-thioribose-1-phosphate isomerase, with protein MRERLLAAEKVKSIEWLDGRLRLLDQRKLPAEEVWYTYDSAAAVAGAIRDMVVRGAPAIGIAAAYGLVLAARARNATGGDWRFALEEDFSVLAGSRPTAINLFWALNQMRERLERLKPGEDPCLALEAQAISIHDSDREANLAMAQLGVNLIRRHQGNPQNFLTHCNTGALATGGFGTALGVIRAAHLEGLVERVYVDETRPWLQGSRLTAWELLGDGVPAMVNADSAAAHLMKSRGISWVIVGADRITANGDVANKIGTYQLAVLAMHHGVRFMVVAASSTIDMALESGEEIQIEERAGSELLEVNGRRFAADVEAFNPVFDVTPADLIDAIVTEKGVVERPNAAKLAELMSRKRLH; from the coding sequence ATGCGCGAGCGTTTGCTTGCTGCGGAAAAGGTGAAGTCAATCGAGTGGCTGGATGGTCGGCTGAGGTTGCTTGATCAGCGCAAGCTGCCCGCCGAAGAGGTTTGGTATACCTACGATTCTGCCGCGGCGGTTGCGGGGGCGATCAGGGATATGGTCGTGCGCGGTGCGCCAGCAATTGGAATTGCTGCAGCCTATGGTTTAGTCCTTGCCGCGCGCGCTCGTAATGCTACGGGCGGTGACTGGCGGTTTGCGTTGGAGGAGGACTTCAGTGTCCTGGCCGGTTCTCGCCCAACTGCGATCAATCTTTTCTGGGCGCTTAACCAGATGCGTGAGCGGTTGGAACGTCTCAAACCGGGTGAAGACCCTTGCTTGGCGCTCGAAGCCCAGGCTATTTCGATCCATGACAGCGACCGCGAGGCAAATCTCGCAATGGCGCAGCTCGGCGTAAACCTCATTCGGCGGCATCAGGGCAATCCGCAGAATTTCCTTACTCATTGCAATACGGGCGCGTTGGCGACCGGCGGCTTCGGTACGGCGCTCGGGGTCATCCGTGCGGCGCATCTCGAGGGGCTGGTGGAGCGAGTATATGTCGATGAGACTCGGCCGTGGTTGCAGGGCTCTCGGTTGACTGCCTGGGAGCTGCTCGGTGATGGCGTTCCGGCTATGGTGAATGCCGACTCGGCTGCTGCTCATCTGATGAAATCCAGAGGCATCTCTTGGGTGATCGTTGGTGCGGATCGCATCACCGCCAATGGCGACGTGGCGAACAAGATCGGCACCTACCAGCTTGCGGTTCTGGCGATGCACCACGGTGTTCGCTTTATGGTGGTGGCGGCGAGTTCGACCATCGACATGGCGTTGGAGAGTGGCGAAGAGATCCAGATCGAGGAGCGCGCCGGCAGTGAGCTGCTCGAGGTTAATGGTCGGCGCTTCGCGGCTGATGTCGAGGCATTCAATCCGGTGTTCGACGTGACGCCGGCCGACCTCATCGACGCCATCGTCACCGAGAAAGGTGTGGTCGAGCGCCCGAACGCCGCGAAGCTGGCTGAGCTGATGAGCCGCAAACGGCTGCACTGA